A genomic window from Gossypium hirsutum isolate 1008001.06 chromosome D10, Gossypium_hirsutum_v2.1, whole genome shotgun sequence includes:
- the LOC107930386 gene encoding LOW QUALITY PROTEIN: pyrophosphate-energized membrane proton pump 3 (The sequence of the model RefSeq protein was modified relative to this genomic sequence to represent the inferred CDS: inserted 1 base in 1 codon): MMIVDDVENGSLGPYQDRPRTFPNMRSKPYTPLIFRILMGINVRILVILLLLGFGYVFYIGASTSPIIVFVFSVCIISFLLSIYLTKWVLSKDEGPPEMAQISEAIRDGAEGFFRTQYGTISKMAILLALVILGIYLFRSTTPQQESSGIGRVTSAYITVAAFLXGALCSGVAGYVGMWVSVRANVRVSSAARRSAREALQVAVRAGGFSALVVVGMAVIGIAILYATFYVWLGVDSPGSMKVTDLPLLLVGYGFGASFVALFAQLGGGIYTKAADVGADLVGKVEQGIPEDDPRNPAVIADLVGDNVGDCAARGADLFESIAAEIISAMILGGTMAQRCKIEDPSGFILFPLVVHSFDLVISSIGILSIRSTRDSSVKAPIEDPMAILQKGYSVTIVLAVLTFGGSTRWLLYTEQAPSAWLNFALCGLVGIITAYVFVWITKYYTDYKHEPVRTLALSSSTGHGTNIIAGVSLGLESTALPVLVISVSIISAFWLGHTSGLVDETGSPNGGLFGTAVATMGMLSTAAYILTMDMFGPIADNAGGIVEMSQQPESVREITDVLDAVGNTTKATTKGFAIGSAALASFLLFSAYMDEVASFANESFKQVDIAIPEVFVGGLLGSMLIFLFSAWACSAVGRTAQEVVKEVRRQFIERPGIMDYKEKPDYGRCVAIVASASLREMIKPGALAIISPIVVGFLFRVLGHYTGHPLLGAKVVAAMLMFATVSGILMALFLNTAGGAWDNAKKFIETGALGGKGSDSHKAAITGDTVGDPFKDTAGPSLHVLIKMLATITLVMAPVFL, from the exons ATGATGATTGTAGATGACGTTGAGAATGGCAGTTTGGGGCCTTACCAGGATAGACCAAGGACTTTCCCCAACATGCGTAGCAAGCCTTATACTCCTTTG ATTTTTCGAATTCTCATGGGAATAAATGTTCGTATTCTTGTTATACTTCTCCTTTTGGGCTTTGGATATGTCTTTTACATTGGAGCAAGTACTTCTCCAATCATTGTTTTTGTCTTCTCAGTTTGCATCATCAGCTTCCTTTTGTCTATATATCTTACAAAGTGGGTCCTTTCCAAGGATGAAGGGCCTCCAGAGATGGCTCAG ATATCAGAGGCTATACGTGATGGAGCAGAAGGTTTCTTCAGGACACAGTATGGTACTATCTCCAAGATGGCAATTTTGCTAGCTCTGGTGATTCTTGGCATATATTTGTTTCGCAGTACAACTCCTCAACAAGAATCCTCAGGCATAGGAAG GGTAACATCTGCATATATCACTGTTGCTGCATTTC CTGGGGCTCTATGTTCAGGTGTCGCTGGCTATGTTGGGATGTGGGTATCAGTTCGTGCAAATGTCCGTGTCTCCAGTGCAGCAAGACGGTCTGCAAGGGAGGCCTTGCAG GTAGCTGTCCGTGCTGGTGGTTTTTCTGCCTTGGTGGTAGTTGGTATGGCTGTGATTGGTATAGCTATCCTTTATGCAACATTTTATGTTTGGTTGGGAGTGGATTCACCTGGTTCGATGAAGGTTACAGATT TGCCTCTCCTTCTTGTGGGATATGGTTTTGGAGCTTCATTTGTTGCCCTGTTTGCTCAGTTGGGTGGTGGGATATATACAAAAGCAGCTGATGTTGGGGCAGATCTTGTTGGAAAAGTAGAACAGGGAATACCTGAAGATGATCCTAGAAATCCGGCAGTAATTGCAGATTTG GTTGGAGACAATGTTGGCGATTGCGCTGCTCGAGGTGCAGATCTTTTTGAAAGCATTGCAGCAGAGATAATTAGTGCAATGATTCTTGGTGGAACAATGGCTCAGCGTTGTAAAATTGAAG ACCCATCCGGCTTCATTCTGTTTCCTCTTGTTGTGCACTCATTTGACCTGGTGATATCATCAATTGGAATACTTTCAATTAGGAGTACTCGTGACTCCAGTGTGAAAGCTCCAATAGAGGATCCAATGGCAATCCTTCAGAAAGGATACTCTGTTACAATAGTTTTGGCTGTACTGACATTTGGTGGG TCTACTCGGTGGTTGCTTTATACTGAACAAGCACCTTCTGCATGGTTGAACTTTGCCTTGTGTGGGCTGGTTGGAATTATTACAGCTTATGTTTTTGTCTGGATAACCAAATATTACACTGACTACAAGCATGAGCCTGTACGCACATTAGCTCTTTCTAGCTCCACGGGGCATGGGACTAACATTATTGCTGGAGTCAGTCTGGGACTGGAGTCGACCGCTCTTCCTGTTCTTGTGATAAGTGTATCTATTATTTCTGCTTTTTGGCTGGGTCACACCTCAGGACTGGTGGACGAAACAGGAAGTCCAAATGGTGGGTTGTTTGGCACAGCTGTAGCAACAATGGGAATGCTCAGCACTGCTGCTTATATCTTAACGATGGATATGTTTGGCCCAATAGCTGATAATGCTGGTGGAATTGTAGAGATGAGTCAGCAG CCAGAGAGTGTACGAGAGATTACAGATGTTCTTGATGCTGTTGGGAACACGACAAAAGCTACCACCAAAGGTTTTGCCATTGGATCTGCAGCACTTGCTTCTTTCCTTCTGTTTAGTGCATATATGGACGAGGTTGCATCTTTTGCTAATGAATCTTTTAAACAG GTCGATATTGCAATTCCTGAGGTTTTTGTTGGTGGATTGTTGGGATCTATGCTTATATTCTTGTTTAGTGCATGGGCCTGTTCTGCAGTTGGTCGAACGGCTCAGGAGGTTGTTAAGGAAGTAAGAAGACAATTTATTGAGAGGCCTGGTATCATG GACTACAAGGAGAAACCAGATTATGGTCGCTGTGTTGCTATTGTAGCATCGGCATCTTTGAGGGAGATGATAAAGCCTGGTGCATTGGCTATCATATCACCAATAGTAGTTG GTTTTCTGTTCCGTGTTTTGGGACACTATACTGGACATCCTCTACTTGGAGCAAAAGTTGTAGCTGCTATGTTGATGTTTGCAACAGTTTCTGGCATTTTAATGGCTCTCTTTCTTAACACTGCCGGAGGTGCATGGGATAATGCGAAGAAGTTTATTGAGACAGGAGCTCTTGGTGGAAAAGGCAGTGATTCTCATAAAGCAGCTATTACCGGAGATAC CGTTGGAGATCCATTCAAAGATACGGCTGGACCGTCACTTCACGTGCTAATTAAAATGCTAGCTACAATAACGCTTGTTATGGCACCAGTGTTTCTATGA
- the LOC107930302 gene encoding F-box protein At5g07610: MCYSKAPKMNNNDVMSDILLRLPLKDLVGCKCVCKWWNTLISDPIFKLNYSLRNPQYNISGFFLQKFLYLELHSKLLFFPCEGRVDAAPKPSLSFIEDDKGVCIQHSCNGLLICSSFRCGEEDRKYYICKPTTKQYFPLPNLECRTVFGISIAYDPNRSPHYKIVSICDSYLSKNHRQIKIYSPVTGSWKPSGKPFTVPDEDMLFNRGVFWNGSLHWIGMGNLALRFNPETELMLTMPMPPTQRKPGYFGESGGHLLLVEAYGPLTAGFNIMEMKADYSGWFVKYHLNLDQVARRCQAIERANRLSILHIVHNHIEDVDESFIVIHVPGEFVSFKLRDYSFMDLQTNNHVDSGLGLWYSWEGVYPYTNTFFYL, encoded by the coding sequence ATGTGTTATAGCAAAGCCCCAAAAATGAACAACAATGATGTAATGAGTGATATTTTACTGAGGCTACCATTGAAGGATTTGGTGGGATGCAAATGTGTCTGcaaatggtggaatactctcatcTCGGACCCCATTTTCAAGTTGAATTATTCGCTGCGAAACCCTCAGTACAATATCTCAGGGTTCTTCCTACAGAAATTCTTGTACCTTGAGCTGCATTCGAAATTGTTGTTCTTTCCTTGTGAAGGACGAGTAGATGCTGCTCCTAAACCATCTCTCTCTTTCATAGAAGATGATAAAGGTGTTTGTATACAACATTCTTGCAACGGGCTTCTCATATGCAGCAGTTTCCGATGTGGAGAAGAAGATCGCAAATACTACATCTGTAAACCTACTACCAAACAGTATTTTCCCCTGCCGAATCTTGAATGCAGAACTGTATTTGGCATTAGCATTGCATATGATCCTAACAGATCACCTCATTACAAGATTGTTTCCATTTGTGATTCGTATTTATCGAAAAATCATCGCCAGATAAAGATATACAGTCCTGTCACAGGCTCATGGAAACCCTCAGGTAAACCATTCACTGTTCCAGACGAAGATATGTTGTTCAACCGAGGAGTCTTCTGGAACGGTTCATTACATTGGATTGGCATGGGAAATTTGGCACTTCGATTCAACCCTGAAACAGAACTTATGCTAACAATGCCAATGCCTCCAACACAACGAAAGCCGGGATATTTTGGAGAATCAGGAGGTCATTTACTTCTAGTCGAAGCCTACGGTCCTCTTACTGCTGGATTCAACATAATGGAGATGAAAGCCGACTATTCTGGTTGGTTTGTCAAGTACCATCTAAATCTTGATCAAGTAGCGAGGCGATGTCAGGCCATAGAAAGGGCTAACCGGTTATCGATCTTACATATTGTTCATAATCATATAGAAGATGTAGATGAGTCATTCATAGTGATTCATGTTCCAGGTGAGTTTGTCTCATTTAAACTTAGAGATTATAGTTTCATGGATCTTCAGACAAATAATCATGTGGATTCAGGGCTAGGATTATGGTATTCCTGGGAGGGAGTTTATCCTTATACAAACACTTTCTTTTATCTTTGA
- the LOC107930348 gene encoding auxin-responsive protein SAUR72, with protein MDSKKSNKIREIVRLQQLLKKWKKLANNNAITTNSSCTTTSSSTGSGSRSMKFLKRTLSFTDVSSLTTSSPPKGFLAVSVGEERKRFVIPTEYLGHQAFRVLLRKAEEEFGFQQEGVLRIPCEVSVFEKILEMVELKKDAMFLHEFGFNVDADMIASCCSPDAELTPSSHQPQTCR; from the coding sequence ATGGATTCAAAAAAGTCCAACAAGATCCGAGAGATCGTTAGGCTTCAACAACTCCTCAAGAAATGGAAAAAATTAGCAAATAACAATGCCATCACCACCAACAGTAGTTGCACCACCACTAGTAGCAGCACCGGAAGTGGAAGCCGGAGCATGAAGTTCCTAAAGAGAACACTATCATTCACAGACGTTTCATCGCTGACGACGTCATCGCCTCCGAAAGGGTTCTTAGCAGTGAGTGTGGGTGAAGAACGGAAACGGTTCGTGATCCCGACGGAGTATTTGGGTCATCAAGCGTTTAGGGTTTTACTTAGAAAAGCTGAAGAAGAGTTTGGGTTTCAACAAGAAGGTGTGTTAAGGATCCCTTGTGAAGTGTCAGTGTTTGAGAAGATACTGGAAATGGTGGAACTTAAAAAGGATGCGAtgtttttgcatgaatttggATTCAATGTGGATGCTGATATGATTGCTTCTTGTTGTTCACCAGATGCTGAGTTAACACCTTCTTCTCATCAACCTCAGACGTGTAGATGA
- the LOC107930405 gene encoding uncharacterized protein has protein sequence MDFLKVKKFRKAHKPDPEKDLENINDSGGGCGGGGGGGGSDGGGDNDVKKSSKVDNGVEVEDDDDDDFITNEVKRRLKELRKNSFMVLIPEEEEEELYTEDDGEEAGGETCSSEWRDVEAEGRQWWGGFDAVYEKYCERMLFYDKMIAQQLKEAGSSNPSTPSPKSENKKLRSPLSCLFLKKIEEPDEEAEQLQQSINNPYQDLETAYVAQFCLTWEALHCQYSQLSQIVLCQPENPICYNHSAQQLQQFQVLLQRFIENEPFQDGPRSEIYARARNILPKLLQIPNIQGSDRKEKVEEESDYSVLAPDIIQIIESTILVFRLFLKMDNKKHGSFRNLFGNQNPMATPLQQVQSLLEKKGAKLKELCKKRKGWKKNTWPISHEDVPLLFGLIDLKIISRVLRMGRISKEELFWCEEKMKKLHFCDGKLERDPSPILFPVLMKG, from the exons ATGGATTTCTTGAAAGTTAAGAAGTTTAGGAAAGCTCATAAGCCAGACCCTGAAAAGGATTTGGAGAATATCAATGATAGTGGTGGTGGTtgcggcggcggcggcggcggcggcggtTCTGATGGTGGTGGTGACAATGATGTGAAGAAATCATCCAAAGTTGACAATGGTGTTGAAGTtgaggatgatgatgatgatgattttataaCCAATGAAGTGAAAAGGAGATTAAAAGAACTTAGAAAAAACAGTTTTATGGTACTGATTCctgaggaggaagaagaagagttGTACACCGAGGATGACGGAGAGGAGGCTGGTGGTGAGACGTGCTCCAGTGAATGGAGGGATGTCGAAGCCGAAGGTCGACAATGGTGGGGTGGATTCGATGCTGTTTACGAGAAGTATTGCGAGCGTATGTTGTTCTACGATAAGATGATTGCACAACAGCTCAAGGAAGCTG GCTCCTCAAATCCTTCAACTCCATCCCCGAAATCTGAAAATAAGAAACTTCGGTCCCCCTTGAGTTGCCTTTTCTTGAAGAAGATCGAAGAACCTGATGAAGAAGCCGAGCAACTACAACAGTCTATTAATAACCCGTATCAGGATCTCGAAACAGCATATGTTGCTCAATTTTGCTTAACATGGGAGGCGCTTCATTGCCAATACTCGCAACTCAGTCAGATAGTTTTGTGCCAACCTGAGAATCCCATCTGTTACAACCACAGTGCTCAGCAACTTCAACAATTTCAGGTCTTATTACAAAGGTTTATCGAAAATGAACCTTTTCAGGATGGTCCGAGGTCAGAAATCTATGCCCGAGCTCGAAATATTTTACCTAAGCTTCTTCAAATTCCAAACATTCAAG GTTCAGATCGGAAGGAAAAGGTGGAAGAAGAATCGGATTATTCGGTCCTTGCCCCGGATATCATCCAGATTATTGAGTCCACAATCTTGGTATTCcgactttttttaaaaatggacAATAAAAAACATGGTAGTTTTCGTAACTTGTTTGGAAACCAGAACCCAATGGCTACCCCTCTTCAACAAGTTCAATCTTTATTAGAGAAG AAAGGTGCAAAGCTGAAGGAGCTGTGTAAGAAACGGAAAGGATGGAAAAAGAATACGTGGCCAATATCGCACGAGGATGTTCCGTTGTTGTTTGGGCTTATTgaccttaaaataatatcaaGGGTTCTTCGGATGGGAAGGATAAGTAAAGAGGAGTTGTTTTGGTGTGAAGAGAAGATGAAAAAGCTTCATTTTTGTGATGGGAAATTGGAGAGAGACCCTTCACCCATACTTTTCCCTGTTTTGATGAAAGGTTAG
- the LOC107930291 gene encoding long chain base biosynthesis protein 1, which translates to MELAALNLVNATLNWITFALDAPSARAVVFGVHIGGHLFVEVLLLVVILFLLSQKSYKPPKRPLTKKEIDELCDEWVPESLIPPITQEMLSEPPVLESAAGLHTIIDGKEVVNFASANYLGFVGHDKLLESCTSALEKYGVGSCGPRGFYGTIDVHLDCEARIAKFLGTHDSILYSYGLSTLFSAIPCFCKKGDIIVVDEGVHWGIQNGLYLSRSTIVYFKHNDMESLEKTLEKITAQNKRAKKLRRYIVVESVYQNSGQIAPLDKIIKLKEKYRFRVLLDETNSFGVLGRTGRGLTEYCGVPIEKIDIVTAAMGHALATEGGFCTGSARVIDHQRLSSSGYVFSASLPPYLASAAITAIDILEQNPDLTSKLKENIAILWKGLSDIRGLSIASNPESPIVFLVLEKSTSSVKSDLQLLEDIADRALKQESIFVVVSKRSTLDKCPLPVGIRLFVSAAHSESDLLKACESLKRVAAAMLR; encoded by the exons ATGGAATTAGCTGCATTAAACTTAGTTAATGCCACTTTAAATTGGATCACTTTTGCTTTGGATGCCCCTTCTGCACGAGCTGTGGTGTTTGGAGTTCACATAGGCG GGCATTTATTTGTGGAAGTTCTTCTTTTGGTGGTCATTCTTTTTCTGCTTTCCCAGAAAAGTTACAAGCCTCCTAAGCGGCCATTGACAAAGAAG GAAATAGATGAGCTCTGTGATGAATGGGTCCCAGAATCCCTTATTCCTCCTATCACGCAAGAGATGCTGAGTGAACCCCCAGTGTTGGAAAG TGCTGCTGGGCTCCATACTATAATCGATGGGAAAGAAGTTGTGAACTTTGCTTCTGCAAATTATCTTGGATTTGTAGGGCATGATAAGTTACTT GAATCATGTACTTCTGCGTTGGAGAAATATGGTGTTGGTTCTTGTGGTCCTCGTGGATTCTATGGCACCATTG ATGTCCACCTTGATTGTGAGGCCAGAATAGCAAAGTTTTTGGGAACACATGATTCTATCCTCTATTCTTATGGGCTTTCCACCTTGTTCAGTGCAATCCCATGTTTTTGTAAAAAGGGTGACATAATTGTTGT GGATGAGGGAGTCCATTGGGGAATACAAAATGGCCTCTACCTTTCTAGAAGCACCATTGTTTATTTCAAGCACAATGATATGGAATCTCTAGAAAAAACTCTTGAGAAAATTACAGCACAGAACAAGCGGGCTAAGAAATTACGGCGCTACATTGTGGTTGAATCTGTGTATCAG AATTCGGGTCAAATAGCTCCTTTGGACAAGATCATCAAGTTGAAAGAGAAGTATCGCTTCCGTGTCTTATTGGACGAGACCAACTCATTTGGTGTTCTTGGCCGTACCGGAAGGGGTCTGACTGAATACTGCGGGGTTCCG ATAGAGAAGATAGACATTGTTACTGCTGCCATGGGACATGCATTGGCAACAGAAGGAGGATTCTGCACTGGAAGTGCTCGAGTCATTGATCATCAA CGGTTGAGCAGTTCTGGCTACGTCTTCTCTGCATCTTTACCCCCATATTTGGCTAGTGCTGCAATTACTGCTATTGACATCCTAGAGCAAAATCCTGATCTGACATCAAAGCTGAAGGAAAACATTGCCATTTTATGGAAAG GACTCTCCGATATCCGGGGGCTTTCAATAGCAAGCAATCCAGAATCACCGATTGTTTTCCTTGTGCTTGAAAAATCAACTAGTTCGGTGAAAAGTGACCTCCAGCTCCTTGAAGACATTGCTGATCGT GCCTTGAAACAAGAATCCATTTTTGTAGTGGTTTCAAAAAGATCAACTCTCGATAAATGTCCCCTTCCTGTCGGGATTAGACTGTTTGTTTCAGCCGCCCATTCAGAGTCCGACCTGCTTAAGGCATGTGAATCACTCAAGCGAGTCGCAGCTGCGATGCTTAGGTGA